In one Cellulomonas sp. WB94 genomic region, the following are encoded:
- a CDS encoding AAA family ATPase — protein sequence MLEEIRIENLGVIGRAHVTLGPGLTVLTGETGAGKTMVLTGLNLLLGGKADPTTVRTGAAAAAVEGRVLVPAGSPVLARASEAGAQLDDDGGLVIVRTVGVATADGPGRSRAHLGGRSVPQGVLAELADDLVTVHGQADQARLRSPSRQREALDAFAGSAHGLVLAEYRDVWTRRQAVMAELATLTDRAQDRAREAELLRLGIAEVERVDPQPGEDITLAAEIERLSYAEDLRTAASGAHAALVGDDGSDVPEALAAGSAVEQARRMLEQAGAHDASLAALATRVAEAGYLLADAAIELSGYLQDLAADPVRLETAQRRRAELTSLTRSYGADVAEVLAWADASGRRLLELDGGDERLAALADERDALTARIDDAGARVSLARAEAAEALGATVSAELTGLAMAGAQLKVEVAPADAPGPHGLDRVEMLLVPHAGAPARPLGKGASGGEL from the coding sequence GTGCTCGAAGAGATCCGCATCGAGAACCTGGGCGTGATCGGTCGTGCGCACGTCACGCTCGGCCCCGGTCTCACCGTGCTGACGGGCGAGACGGGCGCGGGCAAGACCATGGTGCTCACCGGCCTCAACCTCCTGCTCGGTGGGAAGGCCGACCCCACCACGGTTCGGACCGGCGCCGCTGCCGCGGCCGTCGAGGGCCGGGTCCTGGTTCCCGCAGGCTCCCCGGTGCTGGCGCGGGCCTCTGAAGCCGGTGCACAGCTCGACGACGACGGCGGCCTGGTCATCGTGCGGACCGTCGGTGTGGCTACGGCGGACGGCCCCGGGCGCTCACGCGCACACCTGGGCGGCCGGTCCGTGCCCCAGGGCGTGCTGGCCGAGCTCGCCGACGACCTCGTGACGGTCCATGGCCAGGCCGACCAGGCCCGGCTGCGGTCGCCCTCACGACAGCGCGAGGCGCTCGACGCCTTCGCGGGCAGCGCGCACGGTCTGGTCCTGGCCGAGTACCGGGACGTCTGGACCCGGCGGCAGGCCGTCATGGCCGAGCTCGCCACCCTCACCGACCGCGCACAGGACCGGGCTCGCGAGGCCGAGCTGTTGCGCCTCGGCATCGCCGAGGTCGAGCGGGTCGACCCTCAACCGGGCGAGGACATCACCCTGGCCGCGGAGATCGAACGGCTCTCGTACGCCGAGGACCTGCGCACGGCGGCGAGCGGCGCGCACGCTGCCCTCGTCGGTGACGACGGCTCCGACGTCCCGGAAGCCCTGGCTGCGGGCTCCGCCGTCGAGCAGGCTCGCCGGATGCTCGAGCAGGCCGGTGCGCACGATGCCTCGCTGGCGGCGCTCGCGACGCGTGTGGCCGAGGCGGGATACCTCCTGGCCGATGCCGCGATCGAGCTCTCCGGCTACCTGCAGGACCTTGCCGCCGACCCTGTGCGACTCGAGACGGCACAACGGCGGCGAGCCGAGCTGACCTCGCTCACGCGCAGCTACGGCGCCGATGTCGCCGAGGTCCTGGCGTGGGCCGACGCGTCCGGGCGGCGACTGCTCGAGCTCGACGGCGGCGACGAGCGACTGGCTGCGCTCGCCGACGAGCGCGATGCGCTGACGGCGCGGATCGACGATGCGGGAGCACGTGTCTCCCTGGCTCGCGCCGAGGCGGCAGAGGCGCTGGGCGCCACCGTCTCCGCCGAGCTGACGGGGCTTGCCATGGCAGGCGCGCAGCTCAAGGTCGAGGTCGCGCCTGCGGACGCACCCGGACCGCACGGCCTCGACCGGGTCGAGATGCTCCTCGTCCCGCACGCAGGAGCGCCCGCCCGGCCGCTCGGCAAGGGCGCGTCGGGCGGCGAGCTG
- a CDS encoding NAD kinase has protein sequence MSRRVLVVTHSGREEAVAATAEAVKALDGAGFTPVLATDDSRAENVGELELAIVLGGDGTILRAAELTRGLGVPLLGVNLGHVGFLAESEREDIGEAVQRLADGDYEVEERGTLDVRVLLPGADTPVVGWALNEVTLEKGDAARMVEVALEVDGRPLSTFGCDGIVVATSTGSTAHAFSAGGPVVWPDVDGMILVPVAAHALFARPLVVGPSSVLALEVVARSPANGVLICDGRRRVDVPIGSRVEVRRSDVPVRLARLTRAPFADRLVLKFQLPVDGWRGRGASSGRSNGRAVVREV, from the coding sequence ATGAGTCGACGTGTGCTCGTGGTGACCCACAGCGGTCGCGAAGAGGCGGTCGCGGCGACGGCAGAAGCGGTCAAGGCGCTCGACGGTGCCGGGTTCACGCCCGTCCTCGCCACGGACGACAGTCGAGCCGAGAACGTCGGAGAGCTCGAGCTGGCCATCGTGCTCGGGGGCGACGGCACGATCCTGCGAGCCGCCGAGCTGACACGAGGTCTCGGCGTGCCGCTGCTCGGCGTGAACCTGGGCCACGTCGGATTCCTCGCGGAGAGCGAGCGCGAAGACATCGGCGAGGCCGTGCAGCGCCTCGCGGACGGTGACTACGAGGTCGAGGAGCGCGGGACTCTTGACGTCCGGGTCCTGCTGCCCGGTGCCGACACCCCCGTGGTCGGCTGGGCGCTCAACGAGGTCACGCTCGAGAAGGGCGACGCGGCGCGCATGGTGGAGGTCGCGCTCGAGGTGGACGGCCGGCCGCTGTCGACGTTCGGGTGCGACGGCATCGTCGTGGCCACGTCCACCGGCTCGACCGCTCACGCGTTCTCGGCGGGTGGACCCGTCGTCTGGCCGGATGTCGACGGGATGATCCTCGTGCCGGTCGCCGCCCATGCCCTGTTCGCGCGACCGCTGGTGGTCGGGCCGTCGAGCGTCCTGGCTCTCGAGGTCGTGGCGCGGTCACCTGCGAACGGCGTGCTCATCTGCGACGGACGTCGCAGGGTGGACGTGCCGATCGGGTCGCGCGTCGAGGTTCGGCGCAGCGACGTGCCGGTGCGCCTTGCGCGGCTCACCCGGGCACCGTTCGCCGATCGCCTGGTGCTCAAGTTCCAGCTGCCGGTGGACGGCTGGCGTGGTCGCGGCGCATCGTCCGGACGGTCCAACGGGCGTGCCGTCGTGCGGGAGGTCTGA
- a CDS encoding TlyA family RNA methyltransferase, which yields MTTRLDIELVRRGLARSRRHAGELIAAGRVAVDGTPAQRSATPLAAEQSVTVTTDDDPGYASRAGHKLAGALDAWGVDGPVVIGRVCLDAGASTGGFTDVLLRRGAARVVAVDVGHGQLVAALRADPRVDVREGVNVRYLQAGDVDPAPGLIVADLSFISLSLVLPALVAVAAPEADLVVMVKPQFEVGRARLGSGGVVRDARLRAEAVLTVARAAIGLGLVVAGVVASPLPGPSGNIEYFLWLRRGVTTDSEEMLRSRIDTVVLSTEGGSS from the coding sequence GTGACGACACGACTCGACATCGAGCTCGTTCGGCGCGGACTCGCACGCTCGCGACGGCATGCCGGCGAGCTCATCGCCGCGGGGCGGGTCGCCGTCGACGGAACCCCGGCCCAGCGCAGCGCGACCCCGCTCGCGGCGGAGCAGAGCGTCACCGTGACGACCGACGACGACCCCGGCTACGCGTCACGCGCGGGGCACAAGCTGGCCGGCGCGCTGGACGCGTGGGGGGTCGACGGTCCGGTCGTCATCGGCCGGGTGTGTCTCGACGCCGGGGCGAGCACCGGGGGATTCACTGACGTTCTGCTCCGGCGGGGCGCGGCACGGGTCGTCGCGGTCGACGTCGGGCACGGGCAGCTCGTCGCGGCGCTCCGGGCTGACCCGCGCGTGGACGTGCGCGAGGGCGTCAACGTGCGCTACCTGCAAGCGGGTGACGTGGACCCCGCCCCGGGGCTCATCGTCGCCGACCTGTCGTTCATCTCGCTGTCGCTCGTCCTGCCGGCGCTCGTCGCGGTCGCGGCTCCCGAGGCGGATCTCGTCGTCATGGTGAAGCCCCAGTTCGAGGTGGGTCGCGCGCGCCTCGGGTCGGGCGGGGTGGTGCGAGACGCGCGACTGCGGGCCGAGGCGGTCCTGACCGTCGCCCGCGCAGCGATCGGTCTCGGACTGGTCGTGGCGGGCGTCGTCGCGAGCCCGTTGCCGGGGCCGAGCGGCAACATCGAGTACTTCCTGTGGTTGCGTCGCGGGGTCACGACCGACTCCGAGGAGATGCTGCGGTCCCGCATCGACACTGTCGTCCTGAGCACGGAAGGAGGCTCGTCATGA
- a CDS encoding HAD-IIA family hydrolase, which yields MTAGLLGSDIPLADRYDVALVDLDGVTYLGHKPIDGAADGLAQARARGMRLVFVTNNASREPESVAGQLTELGIPAEPSEVMTAAQAAAQVLTTRLARGAKVLVVGGAGLRTAVRAVGLTVVDSADDEPEAVVQGFAPEVGWAQLAEAAYAIERGAWHVASNLDRSLPTARGFAPGNGSLVLAVQSATGVVPDSAGKPSPAMYRMAIERVGGSTPLVIGDRLDTDLAGARAGEYPGLHVLTGVSTARDDVLAIPAERPHFIGADLRSLLVAHPEPVRAAEGWWTCRDAGARVVGGRLELSRSHGTGVEARVDVIRAACAAAWSAVDAGETLDADSVPELGVDSDGFVGAAG from the coding sequence GTGACAGCGGGGCTGCTCGGCAGCGACATCCCCCTGGCCGACCGGTATGACGTCGCCCTCGTCGACCTCGACGGGGTGACGTATCTCGGTCACAAGCCGATCGACGGGGCAGCGGACGGCTTGGCGCAGGCGCGGGCCCGCGGCATGCGGCTCGTGTTCGTCACGAACAACGCTTCGCGCGAGCCCGAGTCGGTCGCCGGTCAGCTGACGGAGCTCGGGATCCCCGCCGAGCCGTCGGAGGTCATGACGGCGGCCCAGGCCGCGGCACAGGTGCTCACGACGCGACTCGCGCGCGGCGCGAAGGTGCTCGTCGTCGGGGGAGCGGGACTTCGGACAGCGGTGCGTGCGGTGGGGCTCACAGTCGTGGATTCCGCTGACGACGAGCCGGAAGCCGTCGTGCAGGGTTTCGCGCCCGAGGTCGGTTGGGCTCAGCTGGCGGAGGCCGCCTACGCGATCGAGCGTGGCGCCTGGCACGTCGCCAGCAACCTCGACCGGAGCCTGCCGACGGCGCGGGGTTTCGCGCCTGGCAACGGTTCGCTGGTCCTGGCCGTGCAGTCGGCGACGGGCGTCGTGCCCGACAGCGCGGGGAAGCCGTCGCCTGCCATGTACCGGATGGCGATCGAGCGCGTCGGCGGGAGTACTCCGCTCGTGATCGGTGATCGGCTCGACACCGACCTGGCCGGCGCGCGCGCGGGCGAGTATCCGGGTCTGCACGTCCTGACAGGGGTGAGCACGGCTCGCGATGACGTGCTCGCCATCCCGGCCGAGCGTCCGCACTTCATCGGCGCCGACCTTCGGTCGCTGCTCGTCGCGCATCCGGAGCCTGTCCGCGCTGCCGAGGGCTGGTGGACGTGCCGTGACGCGGGTGCACGGGTCGTCGGCGGGCGCCTCGAGCTGTCGCGATCACATGGCACCGGTGTCGAGGCTCGTGTCGACGTGATCCGGGCGGCGTGCGCCGCGGCCTGGTCCGCCGTCGACGCGGGCGAGACCCTCGACGCCGACTCCGTACCCGAGCTCGGTGTGGACAGCGACGGTTTCGTCGGCGCCGCCGGGTAG
- a CDS encoding IS1634 family transposase → MVSRFVRKVRTASGAVAVQIVTRRGRQVEQVEHVGSAHSDAELALLLAVARERLSPGQDALDLGDLLVVPARMDDVADWTAEPELLLQPATPAAGGRPAAVAAGGRVVGTSADLLWKVLTSEYTRLGFDVLGDDGFRAMVLARIVEPTSKAEVVRVLDELDAPAVSLRTLFRSLARCQAQDYRDTLARAAWAHSVRTTGTSVLILYDVTTLHFERPDEDELRRVGMSKEHRVDPQVQVGLLVDPGGFPLEVHLFEGSKAETTTLIPVLTAFGKRHDVTDLVVVADAGMLSAGNLNALEDAGFCFIVGSRITRAPYDLADHFERHGNYFTDGQVLESTRDMGTGKAARARRVVYQWKFAREQHDNKAINAMIDRAEKIADGRAPLKKARFLKITGATKELDQATIDRARQLAGLKGYVTNLPTATMDGAAVIAAYHDLWHVEQSFRMTKSDLRARPVFHHQRDAIEAHLTVVFAALAVARHLQDLTGMSIKKIVQALRTARSATIEINGQRLTLDPDLTETARAILNRLETGH, encoded by the coding sequence GTGGTCTCGCGGTTCGTGCGCAAGGTCCGCACCGCTTCGGGAGCGGTCGCGGTCCAGATCGTCACGCGCCGGGGCCGGCAGGTCGAACAGGTCGAGCACGTCGGGTCAGCGCATAGCGATGCCGAGCTCGCGTTGCTGCTGGCCGTAGCGCGTGAGCGGCTGTCCCCAGGCCAAGACGCCCTGGACCTCGGGGACCTGTTGGTGGTCCCGGCGCGGATGGACGACGTCGCGGACTGGACCGCCGAACCGGAACTGCTCCTGCAGCCGGCGACGCCGGCGGCCGGTGGGCGTCCTGCGGCCGTCGCCGCAGGTGGGCGGGTCGTGGGGACCTCCGCGGACCTGTTGTGGAAGGTCCTGACCAGCGAATACACCCGGCTGGGGTTCGACGTCCTGGGCGATGACGGGTTCCGGGCGATGGTCCTGGCACGGATCGTGGAGCCGACCTCCAAGGCCGAGGTCGTCCGCGTCCTGGACGAACTCGACGCACCGGCGGTCAGCCTGCGCACGTTGTTCCGGTCGCTGGCCCGGTGCCAGGCCCAGGACTACCGCGACACGTTGGCCAGGGCCGCGTGGGCGCACTCGGTCCGCACCACCGGGACATCGGTCCTGATCTTGTACGACGTGACGACGCTGCACTTCGAGCGGCCGGACGAGGACGAGCTGCGCAGGGTCGGGATGAGCAAGGAGCACCGCGTGGACCCCCAGGTTCAGGTCGGGCTGCTGGTCGACCCGGGCGGGTTCCCGCTCGAGGTGCACCTGTTCGAGGGCAGCAAGGCCGAGACGACCACTCTGATCCCCGTACTGACCGCGTTCGGCAAGCGGCACGACGTCACGGACCTGGTCGTCGTCGCCGACGCCGGGATGCTCTCGGCGGGCAACCTGAACGCCCTGGAGGACGCCGGGTTCTGCTTCATCGTCGGCTCGCGGATCACCCGGGCCCCCTACGACCTGGCCGATCACTTCGAACGGCACGGCAACTACTTCACCGACGGGCAGGTCCTGGAATCGACCCGGGACATGGGCACCGGCAAGGCGGCCCGGGCCCGGCGGGTGGTCTACCAGTGGAAGTTCGCCCGCGAGCAGCACGACAACAAGGCCATCAACGCGATGATCGACCGGGCCGAGAAGATCGCCGACGGCCGCGCCCCGTTGAAGAAGGCCCGGTTCCTCAAGATCACCGGAGCCACCAAGGAACTCGACCAGGCCACCATCGACCGGGCCCGCCAGTTGGCGGGCCTCAAGGGCTACGTCACCAACCTGCCGACCGCCACGATGGACGGCGCGGCGGTCATCGCGGCCTACCACGACCTATGGCACGTCGAGCAGTCGTTCCGCATGACCAAGTCCGACCTACGAGCCCGGCCCGTGTTCCACCACCAACGCGACGCCATCGAAGCCCACCTGACGGTGGTGTTCGCCGCCCTGGCCGTCGCCCGCCATCTGCAAGACCTCACCGGCATGAGCATCAAGAAGATCGTCCAGGCCCTGCGCACCGCACGCTCAGCAACCATCGAGATCAACGGCCAACGCCTCACCCTCGACCCCGACCTCACCGAGACCGCCCGCGCCATCCTCAACCGACTCGAAACCGGTCACTAA
- the tyrS gene encoding tyrosine--tRNA ligase has translation MTHIVDELAWRGLVAQTTEPTALRAELDAGPVSLYCGFDPTAPSLHIGNLVQILTVRRLQLAGHKPYALVGGATGLIGDPKMTGERTLNDPEVVAGWVDRIRRQIEPLLDFDGPAGATMVNNLDWTASLSAIDFLRGVGKHYRLGTMLAKDTVARRLNSDQGISFTEFSYQILQGMDFLELHRRYGVSLQTGGNDQWGNLLSGVELVRKVEGVGVHALATPLITKADGTKFGKTETGTVWLDPELTSPYAFYQFWLNAEDDAVLGHLKVFTFRTRDELDDLAQTTAERPAAREAQRTLAYDVTALVHGAEAADKVVAASQALFGRGDLRMLDESTLGAAVAELPSAPARAGDLVVDVLAASGVVASKAAARRAIAEGGASINNVKVVDEDAVLAQEDLLHGRWAVLRRGKRTLAVADARA, from the coding sequence GTGACGCACATCGTCGACGAGCTCGCCTGGCGCGGCCTCGTCGCCCAGACCACCGAGCCCACCGCCCTGAGGGCTGAGCTCGACGCCGGTCCGGTCAGCCTGTACTGCGGCTTCGACCCGACCGCGCCGAGCCTGCACATCGGGAACCTGGTGCAGATCCTCACCGTGCGCCGGCTGCAGCTCGCCGGCCACAAGCCTTACGCGCTCGTGGGCGGCGCGACCGGGCTCATCGGAGACCCGAAGATGACTGGCGAGCGCACGCTCAACGACCCCGAGGTCGTCGCGGGGTGGGTGGACCGGATCCGGCGGCAGATCGAGCCGTTGCTCGACTTCGACGGCCCCGCGGGGGCCACGATGGTCAACAACCTGGACTGGACGGCGTCGCTCTCGGCGATCGACTTCCTGCGCGGCGTCGGCAAGCACTACCGCCTGGGCACGATGCTCGCGAAGGACACCGTCGCGCGGCGTCTGAACAGCGACCAGGGCATCAGCTTCACGGAGTTCAGCTACCAGATCCTGCAGGGCATGGACTTCCTCGAGCTGCACCGTCGGTACGGGGTGAGCCTGCAGACGGGCGGCAACGACCAGTGGGGCAACCTGCTGTCGGGCGTGGAGCTCGTCCGGAAGGTCGAGGGGGTCGGCGTGCACGCGCTCGCGACCCCGCTCATCACGAAGGCCGACGGCACGAAGTTCGGCAAGACGGAGACAGGCACCGTGTGGCTCGACCCGGAGCTGACGAGCCCGTACGCCTTCTACCAGTTCTGGCTCAACGCGGAGGACGACGCCGTCCTGGGACATCTCAAGGTGTTCACGTTCCGCACGCGCGACGAGCTCGATGACCTCGCTCAGACGACTGCCGAGCGTCCTGCGGCTCGCGAGGCTCAACGCACGCTCGCCTACGACGTGACCGCGCTGGTCCACGGCGCCGAGGCGGCCGACAAGGTGGTGGCCGCGAGCCAGGCCCTGTTCGGACGGGGCGACCTCCGCATGCTCGACGAGTCCACGCTCGGCGCCGCGGTCGCGGAGCTGCCATCGGCGCCGGCTCGTGCGGGCGACCTCGTGGTGGACGTGCTCGCTGCGAGCGGTGTCGTCGCGAGCAAGGCGGCCGCACGGCGTGCGATCGCTGAGGGGGGCGCATCGATCAACAACGTCAAGGTGGTCGACGAGGACGCGGTTCTGGCTCAGGAGGACCTCCTCCACGGTCGGTGGGCCGTCCTGCGGCGCGGCAAGCGAACCCTCGCTGTCGCCGACGCACGGGCCTGA
- a CDS encoding DNA-3-methyladenine glycosylase, producing MSTGPGDVGRVGVVPAHVWYARSALAVAVDLLGAWITTRSPEGDVTVRITEVEAYGGADDPGSHAFRGRSARNDAMFAEPGRLYVYRHLGLHFCVNIVTLPTGHPSAVLLRAGEVVEGAELAWARRSRAGVVDSDRQLARGPARLAVALGLDLSANRADVTEAGGAVVVHRRENATRPALASGPRVGVSGEGADGARFPWRLWLVGEPTVSPFRRAYRSSSPRSGPTGGTPGQ from the coding sequence GTGAGCACCGGACCGGGTGACGTCGGGCGCGTGGGTGTGGTTCCCGCGCACGTCTGGTACGCCCGGAGCGCCCTCGCGGTCGCGGTCGACCTGCTCGGCGCCTGGATCACGACGCGGTCGCCCGAGGGCGATGTCACGGTCCGCATCACCGAGGTCGAGGCGTACGGCGGCGCGGACGACCCGGGCTCGCACGCGTTCCGAGGTCGTTCCGCGCGCAACGACGCGATGTTCGCCGAGCCCGGTCGGCTCTACGTGTACCGGCATCTCGGCCTGCACTTCTGCGTCAACATCGTGACCCTGCCGACCGGGCACCCGTCGGCCGTCCTCCTGCGCGCCGGGGAGGTCGTCGAGGGTGCTGAGCTCGCGTGGGCGCGCCGGTCGCGGGCGGGGGTGGTCGACAGCGACCGACAGCTCGCACGGGGACCCGCGCGGCTCGCTGTCGCGCTGGGGCTGGACCTGAGCGCCAACCGGGCCGACGTGACGGAGGCCGGGGGAGCCGTCGTCGTGCACCGTCGGGAGAACGCGACCCGCCCAGCGCTCGCGTCAGGTCCGCGCGTGGGGGTCAGCGGCGAGGGGGCCGACGGCGCACGGTTCCCGTGGCGCCTGTGGCTCGTCGGCGAGCCCACGGTGTCGCCGTTCCGTCGCGCCTACCGGTCGTCGTCGCCGCGCAGCGGTCCGACCGGCGGGACGCCGGGCCAGTGA
- a CDS encoding uridine kinase: MIVPAGPDASERDDAATWVASQVLARTPRLGQVRLVCVDGPAGSGKTSFAARLADRLGGDGVRVGTVHLDDLYEGWSGLEGSLWPRLAAQVLEPLRSASPGRFQRYDWFAGGFADWVDVPVPEVLVLEGCGAARLAAAPDAVLTVWVEAPAELRLARGLERDGEAMRDAWVAWSETEAAHFERERTRARADVRLDAYGRMTA, from the coding sequence GTGATCGTTCCGGCGGGGCCCGACGCCAGTGAGCGCGACGACGCCGCGACGTGGGTCGCCTCGCAGGTCCTGGCCCGGACCCCGCGGCTCGGCCAGGTCCGGCTCGTGTGCGTCGACGGCCCTGCGGGTTCGGGCAAGACGTCGTTCGCGGCTCGGCTGGCCGATCGGCTCGGCGGCGACGGGGTCCGCGTCGGTACGGTGCACCTCGACGACCTGTACGAGGGCTGGTCAGGTCTTGAGGGGTCGCTCTGGCCACGGCTCGCAGCCCAGGTGCTCGAGCCTCTGCGGTCCGCAAGCCCTGGCCGCTTCCAGCGCTACGACTGGTTCGCCGGCGGGTTCGCCGACTGGGTCGACGTTCCCGTCCCGGAGGTGCTCGTGCTGGAGGGCTGCGGCGCCGCACGGCTGGCTGCTGCGCCCGATGCCGTGCTGACCGTGTGGGTCGAGGCACCTGCAGAGCTGCGGCTGGCGCGCGGCCTCGAGCGGGACGGCGAGGCGATGCGCGACGCGTGGGTCGCGTGGTCGGAGACGGAGGCTGCGCACTTCGAGCGCGAGCGGACCCGGGCGCGTGCGGACGTCCGGCTGGACGCGTACGGCAGGATGACGGCGTGA
- the argH gene encoding argininosuccinate lyase: MPESVGAVPAPAAGAASGRVSLWGGRFAGGPADALAALSKSTHFDWRLAGHDIAGSIAHAHVLHGAGLLDDAELAGMVDALERLRSDVASGAFGPAPDDEDVHTALERGLIERAGSDLGGKLRAGRSRNDQIATLVRMYLREQARSLGGLVLDVVDAFVGQAAAAGEAPMPGRTHMQHAQPVLLAHHLLAHAWPLLRDVERWVDWDSRAARSPYGSGALAGSSLGLDPAAVAAELGFDGPVENSIDGTASRDAVAEFAFVAAMTGIDLSRFAEEVVLWATKEFGFVRLDDAYSTGSSIMPQKKNPDVAELARGKAGRMIGDLTGLLATLKGLPLAYNRDLQEDKEPVFDQVDTLAVLLPAFAGMVATLTFDTDRLAELAPQGFSLATDVAEWLVREGVPFRVAHEVAGACVQACEARGIELWDLSDDDLAAVSSHLTPEVRAVLTVTGSLASRSAFGGTAPARVAEQLTRATARAAELRRWTS, from the coding sequence GTGCCTGAGTCGGTCGGGGCGGTTCCCGCGCCTGCCGCGGGCGCAGCGTCCGGTCGCGTCAGCCTGTGGGGCGGCCGGTTCGCGGGCGGGCCGGCCGACGCGCTCGCGGCGCTGTCGAAGTCGACGCACTTCGACTGGCGTCTCGCCGGCCACGACATCGCGGGCTCGATCGCGCACGCGCACGTGCTCCACGGCGCCGGTCTGCTCGACGACGCAGAGCTGGCGGGCATGGTCGATGCCCTGGAGCGGCTGCGTTCCGACGTCGCCTCCGGGGCTTTCGGCCCGGCGCCCGACGACGAGGACGTCCACACCGCTCTCGAGCGTGGCCTCATCGAGCGCGCCGGCAGCGACCTCGGCGGCAAGCTGCGCGCGGGCCGTTCGCGCAACGACCAGATCGCGACGCTGGTGCGGATGTACCTGCGCGAGCAGGCGCGCTCGCTCGGCGGGCTCGTCCTGGACGTCGTCGACGCGTTCGTCGGGCAGGCCGCGGCCGCCGGTGAGGCGCCGATGCCGGGCCGTACCCACATGCAGCACGCCCAGCCCGTCCTCCTCGCGCACCACCTGCTCGCGCACGCGTGGCCGCTGCTGCGCGACGTCGAGCGGTGGGTCGACTGGGACTCCCGCGCGGCTCGCTCGCCGTACGGATCGGGGGCGCTCGCGGGTTCATCGCTCGGCCTCGACCCTGCGGCGGTGGCCGCGGAGCTGGGCTTCGACGGTCCGGTGGAGAACTCGATCGACGGGACCGCGTCACGTGACGCGGTCGCCGAGTTCGCGTTCGTCGCCGCGATGACGGGGATCGACCTGTCCCGGTTCGCGGAGGAGGTCGTCCTGTGGGCGACCAAGGAGTTCGGGTTCGTCCGCCTCGACGACGCGTACTCGACCGGGTCGAGCATCATGCCGCAGAAGAAGAACCCGGACGTCGCCGAGCTGGCTCGCGGGAAGGCCGGACGGATGATCGGGGACCTCACCGGGCTCCTGGCGACGCTCAAGGGCCTGCCGCTCGCCTACAACCGCGACCTCCAGGAGGACAAGGAGCCGGTCTTCGACCAGGTCGACACGCTCGCGGTCCTCCTGCCGGCGTTCGCCGGCATGGTCGCGACGCTCACGTTCGACACGGACCGGCTCGCCGAGCTCGCCCCTCAGGGTTTCTCGCTCGCGACCGACGTCGCCGAGTGGCTCGTCCGCGAGGGTGTGCCGTTCCGGGTCGCGCACGAGGTCGCCGGGGCGTGCGTCCAGGCCTGCGAGGCGCGCGGCATCGAGCTGTGGGACCTGTCCGACGACGACCTCGCGGCGGTCTCCAGCCACCTGACTCCCGAGGTCCGCGCGGTGCTCACGGTGACCGGCTCTCTGGCGTCTCGGTCGGCGTTCGGCGGCACCGCCCCCGCGCGGGTCGCCGAACAGCTGACCCGGGCCACTGCCCGCGCGGCCGAGCTGCGTCGCTGGACGTCCTGA